The following proteins are encoded in a genomic region of Oncorhynchus gorbuscha isolate QuinsamMale2020 ecotype Even-year linkage group LG11, OgorEven_v1.0, whole genome shotgun sequence:
- the anapc2 gene encoding anaphase-promoting complex subunit 2 isoform X2 codes for MVPQGLPSAWDTVTAALVSPVSNDITMSDESLSEGLSLLCSNSLGQFLEGWLMETLQVRLTTAIAPEFWAGMKQPENELEEKDRARILLMAFRTLLDRLQPFLGGLERLGTWQDEGRGGLCGPGARGLRERAFSVIRAILLFSPSAVLQERILEFYSRTFSVHMTLEGEAGEAEEGGGGPEGGVCQGCTVPTQRCWCQQALEQLQELSQVLSRLQLLERVSSEAVTSILHKLIEQRMEQHCRGEYESSFLFDFQEWLELVLGWLSRVFASDVGGVSGLGTVPNGTGSGAGVVGQPANAVLQRWRCHMHQFFCRIYVNMRIEELFSIIRDFPESKPAIDDLKFCLERTNQRQQLLTSLKTAFDTRLLHPGVHTSDIITVYISAIKALRELDPSMVILQVACQPIRKYLRTREDTVRQIVASLTGDAEGCSDLANELSRADPVTLETQDSEDEGSDPEEWTPDPKDAVTDKTGSKRRSSDIITLLVSIYGSKEIFIDEYRTVLADRLLHQFNYNTAREIRNVELLKLRFGESHMHYCEVMLKDVADSRRINTNIREEESRLAEEEQPPLALSAMILSSEFWPTLKEEKMELPPLASQAMEAYTHRYEKLKAMRTLSWKPHLGLVTLDVELEDRTLTNLTVSPIHAAIILHFQDKSSWTLEELSGVLGVPQEMVRRKLALWQQQGVLKEEAGGRYSVLETGSSRERPEKGVMLIDSDEEGDSNTTTQSEQREEKLQLFWAYIQAMLTNLETMTLERIHSMLRMFVATGPIVTEMDVNELQAFLQRKVRDHQLIMSAGIYRLPKSTN; via the exons ATGG TACCACAGGGGCTACCTTCTGCTTGGGACACCGTAACTGCAGCTCTG gtgtctCCAGTGtccaatgacatcacaatgtctGATGAGTCTCTCTCTGAGGGGCTTAGCCTGCTGTGCTCtaacagcctgggacagtttctGGAGGGATGGCTAATGGAGACCCTGCAGGTGCGTCTTACTACTGCTATTGCCCCTGAGTTCTGGGCTGGAATGAAGCAACCAGAGAATGAACTGGAGGAGAAGGACAGGGCCAGGATCCTACTCATGGCCTTCCGTACCCTTTTGGACAGACTGCAACCTTTCCTAG GAGGGTTGGAGAGGCTGGGTACCTGGCAGGACGAGGGCCGGGGTGGTCTGTGTGGCCCTGGGGCCAGGGGTCTCCGTGAGAGGGCCTTCTCTGTCATCAGGGCCATTCTGCTGTTCTCCCCCTCGGCTGTGCTCCAGGAGAGAATACTGGAGTTCTACAGTAGGACTTTCTCTGTGCACATGACcctggagggggaggcaggggaggctGAGGAGGGGGGCGGGGGGCCTGAGGGGGGGGTCTGTCAGGGCTGCACTGTCCCCACTCAGCGATGCTGGTGTCAGCAAGCCCTGGAGCAGCTGCAAGAGCTCAGCCAAGTACT GTCCAGGTTGCAGCTACTGGAGCGGGTCAGCTCAGAGGCAGTGACGTCCATCTTACACAAACTGATAGAGCAGCGGATGGAGCAGCACTGCAGGGGGGAGTACGAGAGCTCTTTCCTCTTCGACTTTCAGGAG tgGCTAGAGCTGGTGTTGGGCTGGTTGAGCAGGGTGTTTGCCAGTGATGTGGGTGGAGTCAGTGGACTGGGCACGGTGCCCAACGGCACAGGCAGCGGGGCTGGAGTGGTGGGCCAGCCAGCCAACGCTGTGCTGCAGCGCTGGAGGTGTCACATGCACCAGTTCTTCTGCAGGATCTACGTCAACATGAGGATCGAGGAGCTCTTCAGCATCATCAGAG ATTTCCCTGAGTCAAAGCCTGCCATCGATGACCTCAAGTTCTGCCTGGAGAGAACCAATCAGAGGCAGCAGCTCCTCACGTCCCTTAAGACCGCCTTTGACACCCGTCTGCTTCACCCAG GAGTCCATACCTCTGACATCATCACGGTGTACATCTCAGCTATAAAGGCCCTACGGGAGCTGGACCCATCCATGGTCATCCTGCAGGTTGCGTGCCAACCAATCCGCAAGTACCTCAG GACGCGGGAGGATACAGTGCGTCAGATAGTGGCCAGCCTTACTGGAGATGCGGAGGGCTGCAGTGACCTGGCCAATGAGTTGTCCCGTGCCGACCCCGTGACCCTGGAGACCCAGGACAGTGAGGACGAGGGCAGCGACCCAGAGGAATGGACCCCAGACCCTAAGGATGCTGTGACAG ACAAGACCGGGTCTAAGCGACGTTCGTCTGACATCATCACTCTTCTGGTCAGCATATATGGCAGTAAAGAGATTTTCATAGACGAGTACAGAACTGTCCTGGCAGACAGGCTGCTCCACCAGTTCAACTACAATACAGCCAG GGAGATCCGTAATGTGGAGTTACTCAAACTGAGATTCGGAGAGTCCCATATGCACTACTGCGAGGTGATGCTGAAG gacgtGGCTGACTCACGAAGGATCAACACCAACATCCGTGAGGAGGAGTCCAGGCTGGCTGAGGAGGAGCAGCCCCCTCTGGCCCTGTCAGCCATGATCCTGTCCTCTGAGTTCTGGCCCACACtgaaggaggagaagatggagctCCCGCCCCTGGCCTCCCAAGCCATGGAGGCCTACACACACCGCTACGAGAAACTCAAG GCGATGAGGACCCTGAGCTGGAAGCCTCATTTGGGCTTAGTGACCCTGGATGTGGAACTGGAGGACAGGACTCTGACTAACCTGACTGTGTCCCCCATCCATGCTGCCATCATCCTGCACTTCCAAGACAAAA GCTCGTGGACTCTGGAGGAGCTGAGTGGGGTCCTGGGCGTGCCCCAGGAGATGGTGAGGAGGAAGTTGGCTCTGTGGCAGCAGCAGGGGGTCCTAAAGGAGGAGGCTGGGGGGCGCTACTCTGTCCTGGAAACAGGCTCGTCCCGGGAGAGACCTGAGAAAGGGGTGATGCTGATTGACAGTGACGAGGAGGGagactccaacaccaccacccagtcagagcagagggaggagaaactACAG TTGTTCTGGGCCTACATCCAGGCCATGCTGACCAACCTGGAGACCATGACCCTAGAGCGCATCCACTCCATGCTCAGGATGTTTGTTGCCACGGGACCAATTGTCACAGAGATGGACGTGAATGAGCTGCAGGCCTTCCTGCAAAGGAAAGTGCGAGACCATCAGCTCATCATGTCCGCAGGCATCTACAGACTGCCTAAGTCCACCAACTga
- the anapc2 gene encoding anaphase-promoting complex subunit 2 isoform X1 yields MMDSTDMFFSVPQGLPSAWDTVTAALVSPVSNDITMSDESLSEGLSLLCSNSLGQFLEGWLMETLQVRLTTAIAPEFWAGMKQPENELEEKDRARILLMAFRTLLDRLQPFLGGLERLGTWQDEGRGGLCGPGARGLRERAFSVIRAILLFSPSAVLQERILEFYSRTFSVHMTLEGEAGEAEEGGGGPEGGVCQGCTVPTQRCWCQQALEQLQELSQVLSRLQLLERVSSEAVTSILHKLIEQRMEQHCRGEYESSFLFDFQEWLELVLGWLSRVFASDVGGVSGLGTVPNGTGSGAGVVGQPANAVLQRWRCHMHQFFCRIYVNMRIEELFSIIRDFPESKPAIDDLKFCLERTNQRQQLLTSLKTAFDTRLLHPGVHTSDIITVYISAIKALRELDPSMVILQVACQPIRKYLRTREDTVRQIVASLTGDAEGCSDLANELSRADPVTLETQDSEDEGSDPEEWTPDPKDAVTDKTGSKRRSSDIITLLVSIYGSKEIFIDEYRTVLADRLLHQFNYNTAREIRNVELLKLRFGESHMHYCEVMLKDVADSRRINTNIREEESRLAEEEQPPLALSAMILSSEFWPTLKEEKMELPPLASQAMEAYTHRYEKLKAMRTLSWKPHLGLVTLDVELEDRTLTNLTVSPIHAAIILHFQDKSSWTLEELSGVLGVPQEMVRRKLALWQQQGVLKEEAGGRYSVLETGSSRERPEKGVMLIDSDEEGDSNTTTQSEQREEKLQLFWAYIQAMLTNLETMTLERIHSMLRMFVATGPIVTEMDVNELQAFLQRKVRDHQLIMSAGIYRLPKSTN; encoded by the exons ATGATGGACTCTACTGATATGTTTTTCTCAGTACCACAGGGGCTACCTTCTGCTTGGGACACCGTAACTGCAGCTCTG gtgtctCCAGTGtccaatgacatcacaatgtctGATGAGTCTCTCTCTGAGGGGCTTAGCCTGCTGTGCTCtaacagcctgggacagtttctGGAGGGATGGCTAATGGAGACCCTGCAGGTGCGTCTTACTACTGCTATTGCCCCTGAGTTCTGGGCTGGAATGAAGCAACCAGAGAATGAACTGGAGGAGAAGGACAGGGCCAGGATCCTACTCATGGCCTTCCGTACCCTTTTGGACAGACTGCAACCTTTCCTAG GAGGGTTGGAGAGGCTGGGTACCTGGCAGGACGAGGGCCGGGGTGGTCTGTGTGGCCCTGGGGCCAGGGGTCTCCGTGAGAGGGCCTTCTCTGTCATCAGGGCCATTCTGCTGTTCTCCCCCTCGGCTGTGCTCCAGGAGAGAATACTGGAGTTCTACAGTAGGACTTTCTCTGTGCACATGACcctggagggggaggcaggggaggctGAGGAGGGGGGCGGGGGGCCTGAGGGGGGGGTCTGTCAGGGCTGCACTGTCCCCACTCAGCGATGCTGGTGTCAGCAAGCCCTGGAGCAGCTGCAAGAGCTCAGCCAAGTACT GTCCAGGTTGCAGCTACTGGAGCGGGTCAGCTCAGAGGCAGTGACGTCCATCTTACACAAACTGATAGAGCAGCGGATGGAGCAGCACTGCAGGGGGGAGTACGAGAGCTCTTTCCTCTTCGACTTTCAGGAG tgGCTAGAGCTGGTGTTGGGCTGGTTGAGCAGGGTGTTTGCCAGTGATGTGGGTGGAGTCAGTGGACTGGGCACGGTGCCCAACGGCACAGGCAGCGGGGCTGGAGTGGTGGGCCAGCCAGCCAACGCTGTGCTGCAGCGCTGGAGGTGTCACATGCACCAGTTCTTCTGCAGGATCTACGTCAACATGAGGATCGAGGAGCTCTTCAGCATCATCAGAG ATTTCCCTGAGTCAAAGCCTGCCATCGATGACCTCAAGTTCTGCCTGGAGAGAACCAATCAGAGGCAGCAGCTCCTCACGTCCCTTAAGACCGCCTTTGACACCCGTCTGCTTCACCCAG GAGTCCATACCTCTGACATCATCACGGTGTACATCTCAGCTATAAAGGCCCTACGGGAGCTGGACCCATCCATGGTCATCCTGCAGGTTGCGTGCCAACCAATCCGCAAGTACCTCAG GACGCGGGAGGATACAGTGCGTCAGATAGTGGCCAGCCTTACTGGAGATGCGGAGGGCTGCAGTGACCTGGCCAATGAGTTGTCCCGTGCCGACCCCGTGACCCTGGAGACCCAGGACAGTGAGGACGAGGGCAGCGACCCAGAGGAATGGACCCCAGACCCTAAGGATGCTGTGACAG ACAAGACCGGGTCTAAGCGACGTTCGTCTGACATCATCACTCTTCTGGTCAGCATATATGGCAGTAAAGAGATTTTCATAGACGAGTACAGAACTGTCCTGGCAGACAGGCTGCTCCACCAGTTCAACTACAATACAGCCAG GGAGATCCGTAATGTGGAGTTACTCAAACTGAGATTCGGAGAGTCCCATATGCACTACTGCGAGGTGATGCTGAAG gacgtGGCTGACTCACGAAGGATCAACACCAACATCCGTGAGGAGGAGTCCAGGCTGGCTGAGGAGGAGCAGCCCCCTCTGGCCCTGTCAGCCATGATCCTGTCCTCTGAGTTCTGGCCCACACtgaaggaggagaagatggagctCCCGCCCCTGGCCTCCCAAGCCATGGAGGCCTACACACACCGCTACGAGAAACTCAAG GCGATGAGGACCCTGAGCTGGAAGCCTCATTTGGGCTTAGTGACCCTGGATGTGGAACTGGAGGACAGGACTCTGACTAACCTGACTGTGTCCCCCATCCATGCTGCCATCATCCTGCACTTCCAAGACAAAA GCTCGTGGACTCTGGAGGAGCTGAGTGGGGTCCTGGGCGTGCCCCAGGAGATGGTGAGGAGGAAGTTGGCTCTGTGGCAGCAGCAGGGGGTCCTAAAGGAGGAGGCTGGGGGGCGCTACTCTGTCCTGGAAACAGGCTCGTCCCGGGAGAGACCTGAGAAAGGGGTGATGCTGATTGACAGTGACGAGGAGGGagactccaacaccaccacccagtcagagcagagggaggagaaactACAG TTGTTCTGGGCCTACATCCAGGCCATGCTGACCAACCTGGAGACCATGACCCTAGAGCGCATCCACTCCATGCTCAGGATGTTTGTTGCCACGGGACCAATTGTCACAGAGATGGACGTGAATGAGCTGCAGGCCTTCCTGCAAAGGAAAGTGCGAGACCATCAGCTCATCATGTCCGCAGGCATCTACAGACTGCCTAAGTCCACCAACTga
- the ssna1 gene encoding Sjoegren syndrome nuclear autoantigen 1 — protein sequence MTQQGAALQTYNNELVKCIEELCSKRDELNRQIQLEEEEKGRLQHDIRVLTEKLSRVNESLARRLTARADFDRTIAETEAAYMKILESSQTLLSVLKKEAGNLGKATEPRGKDH from the exons ATGACCCAACAAGGAGCAGCGCTACAAACCTACAACAACGAGCTTGTCAAGT GTATCGAGGAGCTGTGCTCTAAGAGGGATGAGTTGAACCGTCAGAtacagctggaggaggaggagaagggtcgTCTACAACACGACATTCGCGTCCTCACTGAGAAGCTAAGCCGCGTCAATGAGAGCTTGGCCAGACGACTCACCGCCCGCGCTGACTTTGACCGCACCATCGCTGAGACTGAGGCTGCCTATATGAAG ATTCTGGAGAGCTCTCAGACACTGCTGAGTGTACTAAAGAAGGAAGCGGGAAATCTGGGCAAAGCCACTGAACCCAGAGGGAAAGACCACTGA